One segment of Arcanobacterium phocae DNA contains the following:
- a CDS encoding AI-2E family transporter, translating to MRKRTEAHSQPQLPVEKQTWSTIVGQPAPRSSGIPHSLVKYGLGAWSLIGIGLVIAAVVYLLGMVYQVFLGVFLACVLTAVLLPIVNWLEKFIPRALATAVAVISGFAVIGGLVTYIVFSVINQWNALARQFTNGVDNIVTMLTDGSLPFKVHRSQLLDVVSDALQQGTRYAQDHAGSIAQTVLSNASQLAIIVTVIALAIFITVFLLASGESMWQWFLDLVPQHKRERVNKGALAGWSAFSGYAAGTVIIAVTNGGLSFIFLWILDLPLAAPLAVLVMLGTFIPLVGAPTAMLVAMFVGLATDGLTMFIIVGVGIAAIGQIEGHLLQPLIMGKKVSVHPVGVAIGVAAGGFAGGLMGAVIAIPLIAIIWSVYKTLRTPQLEHAMSEQ from the coding sequence ATGAGGAAACGGACAGAAGCGCATTCTCAACCTCAACTGCCGGTAGAAAAGCAAACGTGGAGTACCATCGTTGGTCAGCCCGCTCCCCGCTCCTCCGGTATTCCACATTCATTGGTTAAATACGGCCTTGGTGCCTGGTCACTGATCGGAATTGGGCTCGTTATTGCGGCAGTAGTGTATTTATTGGGAATGGTCTATCAAGTCTTCCTCGGTGTCTTTCTTGCTTGCGTTTTAACCGCCGTATTACTCCCAATCGTTAATTGGTTGGAAAAATTCATACCGCGTGCACTGGCAACTGCAGTTGCGGTCATTAGCGGATTCGCAGTAATTGGTGGTCTAGTAACATATATTGTTTTTTCAGTCATCAATCAGTGGAACGCCCTCGCCCGGCAGTTCACAAATGGCGTCGATAATATCGTCACCATGCTCACCGATGGATCGCTACCATTCAAGGTTCATCGATCGCAACTGCTCGACGTCGTCTCTGATGCGCTTCAACAAGGCACGCGTTACGCGCAAGATCACGCTGGTTCGATCGCCCAAACTGTTTTGTCTAATGCTAGTCAGCTAGCAATTATTGTCACAGTGATCGCGCTAGCAATTTTTATTACGGTATTTCTGCTGGCATCAGGAGAATCCATGTGGCAGTGGTTCCTAGATTTAGTGCCACAGCACAAACGCGAACGCGTCAATAAAGGTGCCCTTGCCGGCTGGTCAGCGTTCTCTGGATATGCCGCCGGAACAGTGATTATCGCCGTCACTAACGGCGGTCTCTCTTTCATTTTCTTATGGATTTTGGATCTTCCGCTTGCTGCTCCGTTGGCAGTACTTGTCATGCTTGGAACCTTTATTCCACTCGTCGGAGCACCTACCGCGATGCTGGTAGCAATGTTTGTTGGCTTAGCTACTGACGGTTTAACAATGTTCATCATTGTCGGTGTTGGTATCGCTGCTATTGGCCAAATTGAAGGTCACCTTTTGCAGCCTCTTATTATGGGAAAGAAGGTCTCTGTACACCCTGTTGGCGTAGCTATCGGCGTGGCAGCGGGCGGATTTGCTGGCGGGCTTATGGGCGCAGTTATTGCAATTCCGTTGATCGCGATTATTTGGTCAGTTTATAAGACATTGCGCACTCCACAATTGGAGCACGCAATGTCTGAGCAATAG
- the dhaK gene encoding dihydroxyacetone kinase subunit DhaK: MKKLINDPRNVVTDALRGMSVAHTQLRIDQDKRIIFRASASQKKVALVSGGGSGHEPLHGGFVGTGMLDAAVAGEIFTSPTPDQVSAAIAGVDGGQGVLLIIKNYTGDVLNFEMAAELAQAEGVQVESVVVNDDVAVEDSSFTAGRRGVGLTVLLEKIAGAAAEEGQGLQQVTQIAQQVIENGRSMGVALSSVTLPAVGKPSFDLPDDEIEMGVGIHGEPGRHRIGMKDAHGIASDLVEAILADLDFTDSPVIAMLNGMGATPLIELYVMYGEVERLLAERGVRVVRNLVGNYITSLDMAGCSLTLLRADDELLRLWDAPVATPALTRGEATAATSSFERPKTPATMKGKPEVFMKDEARQAEHASGNGISIGMMKRWIGIAAEIINDNQEQLTELDATIGDADHGTNISRGMTQAYATLEKSQPDSFTEIGKTVGMSLVSSVGGASGPLYGTFFLRFGQETAGIEELDVPTLAAAFRAGVDGVRARGKAEAGEKTMLDVLMPVADVLEAYSDAQLHDAISAARQAAFTGRDETVDMVAKKGRASYLGERSIGHMDPGAASAALIVDALASAVEEHR, encoded by the coding sequence ATGAAAAAGTTGATCAATGACCCGAGGAACGTCGTCACAGATGCCTTGCGAGGAATGTCAGTCGCGCACACACAGCTACGGATAGATCAGGATAAGCGCATCATATTTCGTGCTAGCGCGTCGCAGAAGAAAGTCGCGCTAGTATCTGGCGGTGGTTCTGGACACGAACCATTGCATGGCGGATTTGTTGGGACGGGGATGTTAGACGCTGCTGTAGCGGGAGAGATTTTTACATCTCCCACCCCAGACCAAGTTAGTGCTGCTATTGCGGGCGTCGATGGTGGTCAAGGCGTCCTGCTTATTATCAAAAACTATACTGGTGATGTTTTAAACTTTGAAATGGCTGCCGAACTTGCCCAAGCTGAAGGCGTGCAGGTGGAGAGCGTCGTCGTCAACGATGACGTTGCGGTAGAAGATTCTTCCTTTACTGCAGGACGGCGCGGCGTTGGACTGACCGTTTTACTCGAAAAGATCGCGGGAGCTGCGGCAGAAGAAGGACAAGGTCTGCAACAGGTTACCCAGATAGCACAGCAGGTGATTGAGAATGGTCGCTCAATGGGAGTTGCACTATCATCCGTCACACTACCCGCCGTAGGAAAACCATCCTTTGATCTGCCCGATGACGAAATCGAAATGGGAGTGGGCATCCATGGCGAACCTGGACGCCATCGCATCGGAATGAAAGACGCCCATGGGATCGCATCCGATCTAGTAGAGGCAATCCTCGCGGACCTTGATTTTACGGATTCGCCAGTGATAGCCATGCTCAATGGCATGGGCGCTACTCCGCTGATCGAACTCTATGTTATGTACGGGGAAGTAGAACGGTTGCTGGCCGAACGCGGGGTACGGGTGGTTCGCAACCTCGTCGGCAATTACATCACGTCACTGGACATGGCTGGATGCTCGTTAACTTTGCTTCGCGCCGACGACGAACTGCTCCGCCTCTGGGACGCCCCCGTGGCGACTCCGGCTTTGACACGAGGAGAAGCTACTGCTGCAACGTCGTCGTTTGAACGTCCTAAGACTCCGGCAACGATGAAGGGTAAGCCGGAAGTGTTCATGAAGGATGAGGCTCGTCAAGCCGAGCATGCATCTGGCAACGGCATTAGTATTGGGATGATGAAACGCTGGATTGGTATCGCAGCCGAGATTATCAATGACAACCAAGAGCAGCTCACCGAACTTGATGCGACCATTGGTGATGCGGACCATGGCACAAATATTTCGCGCGGAATGACGCAAGCATATGCGACACTTGAAAAATCTCAGCCTGACTCTTTTACAGAGATTGGTAAGACAGTTGGGATGTCATTGGTCTCGAGCGTGGGCGGAGCTTCTGGTCCACTTTATGGCACATTCTTCCTCCGTTTCGGGCAAGAAACTGCAGGTATAGAAGAACTCGATGTGCCCACGTTAGCAGCTGCATTCCGAGCCGGTGTTGACGGGGTTCGCGCTCGCGGAAAAGCCGAGGCCGGCGAGAAAACTATGCTCGATGTTCTTATGCCAGTAGCAGACGTCCTCGAAGCATATTCGGACGCTCAGTTGCACGATGCGATTAGTGCTGCTCGGCAGGCGGCATTCACTGGCAGAGACGAAACTGTGGATATGGTAGCGAAGAAAGGGCGAGCATCTTACCTAGGCGAACGATCGATAGGGCATATGGATCCGGGTGCAGCCTCAGCAGCACTGATCGTTGATGCCCTTGCCTCGGCAGTAGAGGAGCACCGATGA
- the dhaM gene encoding dihydroxyacetone kinase phosphoryl donor subunit DhaM — MSVGIVLVSHSVQLAQATVELIGQMQSDKPATVAIAAGSADGGFGTDTMAIMNAIEEAQSGNGVVVLTDLGSAILSTDMALEFLGYPDDVVMVGAPFVEGALAATITASNGGALADVAQQARTALDAKRRHIDGEPASGIGVVPQQPSADTIFHQLRVVNAAGLHARPAARVAHLASQYDAEITVIYQGEHAAATSAMALAGLGTQAGDLIELQASGRQASEALVALTALIESGFGED, encoded by the coding sequence ATGAGCGTAGGCATAGTTCTGGTTTCGCACTCGGTTCAACTGGCGCAAGCGACCGTTGAGCTGATTGGTCAAATGCAGTCAGATAAGCCTGCAACCGTGGCTATTGCTGCCGGTAGCGCTGACGGCGGATTCGGCACGGATACCATGGCTATTATGAACGCCATCGAAGAAGCACAATCGGGTAATGGCGTTGTTGTGTTAACTGATCTGGGATCCGCAATTTTGTCCACAGATATGGCGTTGGAATTCCTTGGCTATCCAGATGACGTTGTGATGGTAGGCGCGCCGTTTGTAGAAGGCGCACTTGCTGCAACAATAACGGCGTCTAATGGTGGTGCTTTAGCTGACGTTGCTCAACAAGCACGAACAGCGTTAGACGCTAAACGACGTCATATCGACGGCGAACCTGCCAGTGGAATCGGCGTCGTTCCCCAACAGCCTTCCGCCGATACTATTTTCCATCAGCTTCGGGTTGTCAATGCGGCTGGCTTACACGCCCGTCCAGCTGCTCGCGTCGCACACCTTGCGAGCCAATATGATGCAGAGATAACTGTTATTTATCAAGGTGAACACGCTGCAGCCACATCTGCGATGGCATTAGCTGGATTAGGAACACAAGCAGGAGATCTTATTGAACTTCAAGCTAGTGGTCGCCAAGCATCGGAGGCACTAGTTGCGCTCACCGCGCTGATCGAATCTGGTTTTGGTGAAGACTAG
- a CDS encoding alpha/beta hydrolase, which translates to MDFLDRLVLVGMVPAIIIYVVTVLFIIAVCLLTLKKTSNGSRLGGLVALVAGLVIASASWFYFIVWPAPFPGLVPWEIFIALFAAVTALIGMFTVHGRRFLLAIITVFASANTYLVANLTYEEYASIGSFFPRNITVEMSYNDFLSRTKPPQNRFRDVGALVTIPLKGTDSGLNARDAWAYIPPAYWTHPELDLPVVVLLHGNPGSPQRWFAVGDAAIPADHYQRDHDGISPILVSVDATGSWSGDPACVDGPEIKMQTYLGHDVPQLIKERLRVDPDQSHWTLAGLSYGGTCSLQVVTNAPTSYGAFINLSGYEEPMLTTHEETVNTLFHGDEDAFQKINPKDIFERAIADNDSRFSGITAVFLSGDADVRARTAQRLLSGLAKKAGMDVDSRIIPGNHGYGTWRRGFQQTFEIAVKQGGLPRESNKDDDASR; encoded by the coding sequence ATGGACTTTCTTGATCGCCTGGTGCTCGTTGGCATGGTTCCAGCAATAATCATTTACGTTGTGACAGTTTTATTTATTATTGCCGTGTGCCTTCTCACGCTAAAAAAGACGAGCAATGGCTCACGTTTAGGTGGATTAGTGGCACTTGTCGCGGGTCTAGTCATAGCTAGCGCAAGTTGGTTTTACTTTATCGTTTGGCCTGCTCCGTTCCCAGGGCTGGTACCGTGGGAAATATTTATTGCTCTTTTCGCTGCGGTCACGGCGTTGATCGGCATGTTCACGGTACACGGACGCCGTTTCCTTTTAGCTATTATTACTGTCTTTGCCAGCGCCAACACGTACCTCGTCGCTAACTTAACCTACGAAGAATACGCCTCAATAGGGTCGTTTTTTCCGCGTAACATCACCGTAGAAATGTCGTATAACGACTTCCTATCCCGCACCAAACCACCACAAAATCGCTTTCGAGATGTTGGAGCGCTAGTCACTATTCCATTAAAAGGAACAGATTCAGGGCTTAACGCCCGTGACGCATGGGCGTATATTCCCCCAGCCTACTGGACACATCCAGAGCTAGACCTTCCCGTCGTCGTCCTCCTCCATGGAAATCCGGGCTCGCCACAACGCTGGTTCGCGGTTGGAGACGCAGCTATTCCCGCCGATCATTATCAACGCGATCACGACGGCATTTCACCTATTCTTGTTTCTGTTGATGCCACCGGGTCATGGTCAGGGGATCCAGCCTGTGTTGATGGGCCCGAAATCAAAATGCAGACATATCTGGGCCACGATGTCCCGCAACTCATAAAAGAGCGACTGCGAGTAGATCCAGATCAATCGCATTGGACTCTTGCTGGCCTCAGCTACGGCGGTACGTGTTCGCTCCAAGTCGTGACCAATGCGCCTACATCATATGGAGCATTCATTAACCTCTCCGGCTACGAAGAGCCTATGCTCACCACGCATGAAGAAACTGTCAACACCCTTTTTCATGGCGATGAAGACGCCTTCCAAAAGATCAACCCTAAGGATATTTTTGAGCGTGCTATCGCAGACAACGACTCACGATTTTCCGGGATTACTGCTGTCTTTTTAAGCGGCGATGCCGACGTTCGGGCACGCACTGCCCAGCGTCTACTATCTGGTCTCGCCAAAAAAGCTGGGATGGACGTTGACTCACGTATCATTCCTGGTAATCACGGGTATGGTACGTGGCGCAGGGGATTCCAGCAAACCTTTGAGATAGCCGTCAAGCAAGGAGGCTTGCCGAGGGAGAGTAATAAGGACGACGACGCTAGTCGTTAG